In Phyllopteryx taeniolatus isolate TA_2022b chromosome 1, UOR_Ptae_1.2, whole genome shotgun sequence, the following proteins share a genomic window:
- the lamb2 gene encoding laminin subunit beta-2 isoform X3 produces MLSVCSCEMHASLLVLVCVLAAAAGHEPDRSHGCAHGSCYPATGDLLVGREKNLKASSTCGMRKKEPYCIVSHLQDEKKCFDCDSRRPYDPIYNTINHRVENVITTFKPHRKKSWWQSENGKSNVYVQLDLEAEFHFTHLIMTFKTFRPAAMLIERSANFGRTWQIYRYFSHDCAANFPGISQGPLHNINDVICESRYSDIEPSTEGEVIYRVLDPAIRIEDPYSPNIQNQLKITNLRVNFTKLHTLGDNLLDPRPEIKEKYYYAMYELVVRGNCFCYGHASECAPIDGIRDDIDGMVHGKCVCNHNTKGLNCEHCEDFYNDMPWRPAEGRNTNACKKCNCNTHSSVCHFDMAVYLATGNVSGGVCDDCQHNTMGRNCELCKPFYYKEPFKDIRDPRVCIACDCDPEGSENGGMCDSHTAPTLAMVAGQCRCKTNVEGQRCDKCRTGYFGLSADNPQGCQPCRCDPRGTVAGSTQCDPVSGDCFCKRLVTGRSCDQCLPEHWGLSLGLNGCRGCECDIGAALDNHCSMDSGQCRCRSHMTGRQCTQVESGYFFMALDHFLYEAELAKMGQGCTLETREHHLGRPATWTGIGFARVPEGATLEFIITNVPYSMEYDLLIRYESQMPRDWEEVRITVIRPGPIPTSSPCGNTIPDDDKLVVALPAGARFMVPPQPVCLERGVTYTVRFEFRRYQDANAVLNGAANAVLLVDSIALMPRHSSIEIFNAGDLASSNRKQTYERYRCHEGAKSVTRPSISETCAKLITSMSAVINDGALSCNCDPQGSISSMCDVRGGQCRCRPNVIGQRCEQCAPGTYGFGPSGCIACGCSVEGSVTRLCDKYTGLCQCRPGAFGQQCDRCQAGHWGFPNCRPCQCNGHADECDQRNGACINCRDNTGGDNCDRCANGYYGHPILGVTSGTWCRPCPCPDGPTSGRHFAASCYQDNRNRQIVCNCNQGNTGTRCEECAPGYYGNPSQPGGRCQLCQCNNNIDMSDIDACDRWIGECRKCLYNTEGPNCGICKSGYFGDASMRNCRKCICNFLGTERSQCMEREDCVCQRNTGQCQCLPNVIGLTCDHCSPGHWNLASGKGCEPCGCDPHNSVTSTCNEFTGQCQCRDGFGGKTCTDCQENYWGDPRTQCRACDCDWRGIETSQCNRVTGHCVCQQGVSGVRCDQCARGFSGLFPNCQPCHQCFGDWDRIVQDLAVRTRALAERAHDIQTTGLTGAYEKAFRDLEEKLAQAQGIVNSRNLTAAAISTLMELIEQLRSQIGETTDTLNHLEGDLTVVQDSNSEASKELSALEREARELNLTSEQLHRQLDILKNSNFLGAYDSIRASYNKSLDAERRANESTVNRPSTVSQSADTRRRTERLISAKKDDFNRKNGANKRSLGELKTQVQDLDMQKINEKVCGATGDAPCAESPCGGAGCRDDEGNRHCGGLNCNGAVAAADNALERAKHAEKQLNKAMGEVEGLVTKVAEAKTKAEEAKDKARAALDKAKSTKNKVERSNNDLRDLIKQIRDFLMQEGADPDHIEAVANRVLELSIPASPLQIRHLVDEIKERVRSLSNVDAILAQTQDDVRKAEKLLLDAKRERHHAEGVKTTAETVKQALVDAKTAQTSAEKAIARARADIDDTETRLAQIESETSNGERQLREAMDRLGTLGREINVLKTKRANNSMAAARAEETATMARDKANEAKQILDGQLTDKYHEVKQRVATKAKAVQDAKTKAESLRDEAKQLLQDAQNKLQRLAELEKNYEENERRLEGKARQLDGLEDKMRAILNDINKQIQIYNTCQ; encoded by the exons GACGAGAAGAAATGTTTCGACTGTGACTCCAGAAGGCCTTACGACCCTATCTACAACACCATCAATCATCGCGTAGAGAACGTGATCACCACCTTTAAGCCTCACCGCAAGAAGTCATGGTGGCAGTCAGAGAACG GAAAGTCAAATGTGTATGTCCAACTGGACCTGGAGGCAGAGTTTCATTTCACTCACCTCATTATGACCTTCAAG acTTTCCGTCCAGCGGCCATGTTGATTGAGCGTTCGGCCAATTTTGGTCGCACCTGGCAGATCTACCGTTACTTTTCCCATGACTGTGCCGCCAACTTCCCCGGCATATCCCAGGGTCCTTTACACAACATCAACGACGTCATCTGCGAATCACGTTATTCTGACATCGAGCCATCCACAGAGGGAGAG GTCATCTACAGGGTGTTGGATCCAGCCATCAGGATTGAGGATCCATACAGCCCAAACATCCAGA ACCAGCTGAAAATCACCAACTTGAGGGTGAACTTCACTAAACTTCACACACTGGGAGACAACCTGCTGGATCCCAGACCTGAAATCAAAGAAAAGTATTACTACGCTATGTATGAGCTGGTTGTGCGTGGAAACTGCTTTTGCTATGGCCACGCCTCCGAGTGCGCCCCAATTGACGGCATCAGGGACGATATAGATGGAATG GTTCatggcaagtgtgtgtgtaacCACAACACCAAAGGTTTGAACTGTGAGCACTGTGAGGATTTCTACAACGACATGCCATGGAGACCTGCGGAGGGCCGCAACACCAATGCATGCAAAA AGTGTAATTGCAATACCCACTCGTCTGTATGCCATTTTGACATGGCGGTGTATTTGGCCACGGGCAACGTCAGTGGAGGAGTGTGCGATGACTGTCAGCACAACACGATGGGCCGAAACTGTGAATTGTGCAAGCCCTTTTACTACAAAGAACCCTTTAAAGACATCCGGGACCCTCGGGTCTGCATAG CTTGCGACTGCGACCCAGAAGGTTCTGAGAACGGAGGGATGTGCGACAGCCACACAGCGCCGACACTGGCCATGGTGGCTGGGCAGTGTCGCTGCAAGACCAACGTCGAGGGCCAACGCTGTGACAAGTGTAGGACCGGCTACTTTGGCCTAAGTGCGGACAACCCTCAGGGCTGCCAGC CTTGCCGGTGTGACCCCAGGGGAACGGTGGCAGGCAGCACCCAGTGCGACCCGGTTAGTGGAGACTGCTTCTGCAAGCGTCTTGTCACTGGACGAAGCTGTGACCAGTGTCTG CCAGAACACTGGGGCCTGAGTCTCGGCCTGAATGGCTGCCGAGGCTGTGAATGTGACATCGGAGCTGCTCTCGATAATCA CTGCTCCATGGATAGTGGCCAGTGTCGCTGCCGCAGTCACATGACCGGACGCCAGTGTACACAAGTGGAGTCTGGGTATTTCTTCATGGCTCTGGATCACTTCTTGTATGAAGCTGAGTTGGCCAAGATGGGTCAG GGCTGTACACTCGAAACCAGGGAACACCACCTAGGTCGTCCGGCCACATGGACGGGTATTGGGTTCGCCCGTGTACCTGAAGGTGCCACTCTAGAGTTCATCATCACCAACGTCCCTTATTCCATGGAGTATGACCTGCTCATCCGCTATGAGTCGCAG ATGCCCCGGGACTGGGAAGAGGTACGAATAACAGTGATACGCCCAGGCCCAATTCCAACCAGCAGCCCGTGTGGAAACACAATCCCAGATGATGACAAACTTGTTGTCGCCCTGCCGGCTGGGGCCAG GTTCATGGTCCCTCCTCAGCCTGTGTGTTTAGAGAGAGGTGTTACATACACCGTCCGCTTCGAGTTCAGGCGTTATCAGGACGCCAACGCTGTCCTTAACGGAGCGGCCAACGCTGTCCTCCTTGTGGACTCT ATTGCCTTGATGCCTCGTCACTCTTCCATTGAGATCTTTAACGCCGGGGATCTGGCCTCTAGCAACAGGAAGCAGACCTACGAGCGGTACCGCTGCCACGAAGGGGCGAAGAGCGTGACCCGCCCATCCATTAGTGAGACCTGTGCCAAGCTGATCACAAGCATGTCAGCCGTTATTAACGACGGGGCTTTGT CTTGCAACTGCGACCCCCAGGGATCTATCAGCTCCATGTGCGATGTCCGCGGGGGTCAGTGTCGCTGCAGACCCAATGTTATTGGTCAACGGTGCGAACAGTGTGCCCCTGGAACTTATGGGTTTGGACCCTCGGGCTGCATTG CCTGCGGTTGCAGCGTGGAAGGCTCGGTCACTCGGCTGTGTGACAAGTACACAGGGCTGTGTCAGTGTCGGCCCGGAGCGTTTGGCCAGCAGTGCGACAGATGCCAGGCAGGTCACTGGGGCTTCCCCAACTGCCGCCCCTGCCAGTGCAACGGCCATGCGGACGAGTGTGACCAGAGGAACGGTGCATGTATTAACTGCAGGGACAACACTGGAGGAGACAATTGCGACAG GTGTGCTAATGGTTACTATGGTCACCCAATTCTGGGCGTAACAAGTGGCACCTGGTGTCGTCCATGCCCATGTCCAGACGGCCCCACCAGCGGACGTCATTTTGCAGCATCTTGTTATCAGGACAACCGCAACCGGCAAATTGTCTGCAACTGTAACCAGGGAAACACAG GTACCCGATGTGAGGAATGTGCTCCGGGTTACTATGGCAACCCCTCTCAGCCAGGGGGGCGGTGCCAGCTGTGCCAGTGCAACAACAACATAGATATGTCCGACATTGATGCGTGCGACCGGTGGATCGGAGAGTGCAGAAAATGCCTTTACAACACAGAAGGACCCAACTGTGGCATCTGCAAAAGCGGCTATTTCGGGGACGCTTCAATGCGCAACTGCAGGA AATGTATTTGTAACTTCCTGGGTACGGAGCGTAGCCAGTGTATGGAGCGTGAGGACTGCGTGTGCCAGCGGAATACAGGCCAGTGCCAATGTTTACCAAACGTTATCGGTCTGACATGTGATCACTGCTCCCCTGGACACTGGAACCTGGCTAGTGGCAAAGGCTGTGAACCCTGCGGTTGTGACCCCCACAACTCAGTCACTTCAACGTGTAACGAG TTTACTGGACAGTGTCAGTGCCGTGATGGATTTGGTGGCAAGACCTGCACAGACTGTCAGGAGAACTACTGGGGAGACCCTCGGACACAGTGCAGAG CTTGTGACTGCGACTGGCGAGGCATTGAGACGTCTCAGTGCAACCGTGTTACAGGTCACTGTGTATGCCAGCAGGGGGTGTCTGGTGTCCGATGTGACCAGTGTGCCCGAGGTTTCTCTGGTCTCTTCCCCAACTGCCAGCCCTGCCATCAGTGCTTTGGGGACTGGGACCGCATTGTCCAG GACCTGGCGGTGCGTACCAGGGCTTTGGCAGAGCGTGCCCATGACATTCAGACCACTGGCCTTACTGGGGCCTATGAGAAGGCTTTCAGGGATCTTGAGGAGAAACTGGCCCAAGCTCAGGGCATCGTCAACTCACGTAACCTCACTGCTGCAGCCATTAGCACGCTGATGGAGCTGATTGAACAGCTTCG ATCTCAGATTGGTGAGACCACCGACACATTGAACCATCTGGAAGGAGATCTGACCGTCGTCCAAGACAGCAACTCAGAGGCAAGCAAGGAACTGAGTGCTCTAGAGCGAGAGGCCAGAGAACTGAACCTGACTTCAGAGCAGCTCCATCGCCAGCTCGATATCCTAAAAAACTCTAATTTCCTAG GCGCGTATGACAGCATTCGTGCCTCTTACAACAAGTCTTTGGACGCTGAGCGCCGTGCCAATGAATCAACAGTGAACAGGCCCAGTACAGTCAGCCAATCGGCCGACACCCGGCGTCGCACCGAGCGCCTCATCTCTGCCAAGAAGGACGATTTCAACCGCAAAAATGGCGCCAACAAGCGCTCGCTGGGAGAACTCAAGACCCAAGTTCAGGATCTGGACATGCAGAAGATCAATGAGAAG GTTTGCGGTGCCACAGGTGATGCGCCCTGTGCGGAAAGCCCTTGTGGAGGCGCAGGTTGCCGTGACGATGAGGGGAACCGTCACTGCGGAGGGCTGAACTGTAACGGTGCTGTAGCAGCAGCTGATAATGCTTTGGAGAGAGCCAAGCATGCCGAGAAGCAGCTCAACAAAGCCATGGGAGAAGTAGAGGGACTTGTTACCAAG GTGGCAGAGGCTAAAACCAAGGCAGAGGAGGCCAAGGATAAAGCCCGAGCAGCTCTCGACAAAGCCAAAAGCACCAAGAACAAAGTGGAGCGCTCCAACAACGACTTGCGAGACCTCATCAAACAGATCAGGGACTTCCTCATGC AGGAAGGGGCAGACCCTGACCATATTGAGGCCGTGGCGAACCGTGTGCTGGAGTTATCCATCCCTGCTTCCCCTCTCCAGATCAGACATCTCGTAGACGAAATCAAAGAACGCGTCCGCAGCCTTTCCAATGTAGATGCCATCCTGGCACAGACACAGGATGATGTCCGTAAGGCAGAAAAACTACTGCTGGATGCCAAGAGGGAAAG GCATCATGCTGAAGGCGTGAAGACCACTGCAGAAACAGTGAAGCAGGCCTTGGTGGATGCTAAGACGGCCCAAACGTCTGCAGAGAAGGCCATCGCCAGAGCCAGAGCTGACATTGATGACACTGAGACCCGCCTGGCACAG ATAGAGTCAGAGACATCTAACGGTGAGAGGCAACTGAGAGAGGCTATGGACCGTCTGGGCACGCTGGGTCGAGAGATCAATGTGCTGAAGACCAAACGCGCTAACAACAGCATGGCAGCAGCCCGGGCTGAAGAGACAGCCACCATGGCACGAGACAAAGCGAACGAAGCCAAGCAG ATTCTAGACGGACAGTTGACCGATAAGTACCATGAGGTGAAGCAGCGCGTTGCCACTAAGGCCAAAGCTGTACAAGATGCCAAGACGAAGGCAGAGAGTCTTAGGGATGAAGCGAAACAACTACTGCAAGATGCCCAGAACAAGTTGCAGAGACTAGCAG AGCTGGAGAAAAACTATGAGGAGAATGAGAGAAGGTTGGAAGGGAAAGCTCGTCAGCTGGATGGCTTGGAAGACAAGATGAGAGCCATCCTCAATGACATCAACAAACAGATCCAAATATATAACACGTGCCAGTAG
- the lamb2 gene encoding laminin subunit beta-2 isoform X4 — MTVPPTSPAYPRVLYTTSTTSSANHVILTSSHPQRERSSTGCWIQPSGLRIHTAQTSRVDQLKITNLRVNFTKLHTLGDNLLDPRPEIKEKYYYAMYELVVRGNCFCYGHASECAPIDGIRDDIDGMVHGKCVCNHNTKGLNCEHCEDFYNDMPWRPAEGRNTNACKKCNCNTHSSVCHFDMAVYLATGNVSGGVCDDCQHNTMGRNCELCKPFYYKEPFKDIRDPRVCIACDCDPEGSENGGMCDSHTAPTLAMVAGQCRCKTNVEGQRCDKCRTGYFGLSADNPQGCQPCRCDPRGTVAGSTQCDPVSGDCFCKRLVTGRSCDQCLPEHWGLSLGLNGCRGCECDIGAALDNHCSMDSGQCRCRSHMTGRQCTQVESGYFFMALDHFLYEAELAKMGQGCTLETREHHLGRPATWTGIGFARVPEGATLEFIITNVPYSMEYDLLIRYESQMPRDWEEVRITVIRPGPIPTSSPCGNTIPDDDKLVVALPAGARFMVPPQPVCLERGVTYTVRFEFRRYQDANAVLNGAANAVLLVDSIALMPRHSSIEIFNAGDLASSNRKQTYERYRCHEGAKSVTRPSISETCAKLITSMSAVINDGALSCNCDPQGSISSMCDVRGGQCRCRPNVIGQRCEQCAPGTYGFGPSGCIACGCSVEGSVTRLCDKYTGLCQCRPGAFGQQCDRCQAGHWGFPNCRPCQCNGHADECDQRNGACINCRDNTGGDNCDRCANGYYGHPILGVTSGTWCRPCPCPDGPTSGRHFAASCYQDNRNRQIVCNCNQGNTGIVKLLRLTIHKRTRCEECAPGYYGNPSQPGGRCQLCQCNNNIDMSDIDACDRWIGECRKCLYNTEGPNCGICKSGYFGDASMRNCRKCICNFLGTERSQCMEREDCVCQRNTGQCQCLPNVIGLTCDHCSPGHWNLASGKGCEPCGCDPHNSVTSTCNEFTGQCQCRDGFGGKTCTDCQENYWGDPRTQCRACDCDWRGIETSQCNRVTGHCVCQQGVSGVRCDQCARGFSGLFPNCQPCHQCFGDWDRIVQDLAVRTRALAERAHDIQTTGLTGAYEKAFRDLEEKLAQAQGIVNSRNLTAAAISTLMELIEQLRSQIGETTDTLNHLEGDLTVVQDSNSEASKELSALEREARELNLTSEQLHRQLDILKNSNFLGAYDSIRASYNKSLDAERRANESTVNRPSTVSQSADTRRRTERLISAKKDDFNRKNGANKRSLGELKTQVQDLDMQKINEKVCGATGDAPCAESPCGGAGCRDDEGNRHCGGLNCNGAVAAADNALERAKHAEKQLNKAMGEVEGLVTKVAEAKTKAEEAKDKARAALDKAKSTKNKVERSNNDLRDLIKQIRDFLMQEGADPDHIEAVANRVLELSIPASPLQIRHLVDEIKERVRSLSNVDAILAQTQDDVRKAEKLLLDAKRERHHAEGVKTTAETVKQALVDAKTAQTSAEKAIARARADIDDTETRLAQIESETSNGERQLREAMDRLGTLGREINVLKTKRANNSMAAARAEETATMARDKANEAKQILDGQLTDKYHEVKQRVATKAKAVQDAKTKAESLRDEAKQLLQDAQNKLQRLAELEKNYEENERRLEGKARQLDGLEDKMRAILNDINKQIQIYNTCQ; from the exons ATGACTGTGCCGCCAACTTCCCCGGCATATCCCAGGGTCCTTTACACAACATCAACGACGTCATCTGCGAATCACGTTATTCTGACATCGAGCCATCCACAGAGGGAGAG GTCATCTACAGGGTGTTGGATCCAGCCATCAGGATTGAGGATCCATACAGCCCAAACATCCAGAGTAG ACCAGCTGAAAATCACCAACTTGAGGGTGAACTTCACTAAACTTCACACACTGGGAGACAACCTGCTGGATCCCAGACCTGAAATCAAAGAAAAGTATTACTACGCTATGTATGAGCTGGTTGTGCGTGGAAACTGCTTTTGCTATGGCCACGCCTCCGAGTGCGCCCCAATTGACGGCATCAGGGACGATATAGATGGAATG GTTCatggcaagtgtgtgtgtaacCACAACACCAAAGGTTTGAACTGTGAGCACTGTGAGGATTTCTACAACGACATGCCATGGAGACCTGCGGAGGGCCGCAACACCAATGCATGCAAAA AGTGTAATTGCAATACCCACTCGTCTGTATGCCATTTTGACATGGCGGTGTATTTGGCCACGGGCAACGTCAGTGGAGGAGTGTGCGATGACTGTCAGCACAACACGATGGGCCGAAACTGTGAATTGTGCAAGCCCTTTTACTACAAAGAACCCTTTAAAGACATCCGGGACCCTCGGGTCTGCATAG CTTGCGACTGCGACCCAGAAGGTTCTGAGAACGGAGGGATGTGCGACAGCCACACAGCGCCGACACTGGCCATGGTGGCTGGGCAGTGTCGCTGCAAGACCAACGTCGAGGGCCAACGCTGTGACAAGTGTAGGACCGGCTACTTTGGCCTAAGTGCGGACAACCCTCAGGGCTGCCAGC CTTGCCGGTGTGACCCCAGGGGAACGGTGGCAGGCAGCACCCAGTGCGACCCGGTTAGTGGAGACTGCTTCTGCAAGCGTCTTGTCACTGGACGAAGCTGTGACCAGTGTCTG CCAGAACACTGGGGCCTGAGTCTCGGCCTGAATGGCTGCCGAGGCTGTGAATGTGACATCGGAGCTGCTCTCGATAATCA CTGCTCCATGGATAGTGGCCAGTGTCGCTGCCGCAGTCACATGACCGGACGCCAGTGTACACAAGTGGAGTCTGGGTATTTCTTCATGGCTCTGGATCACTTCTTGTATGAAGCTGAGTTGGCCAAGATGGGTCAG GGCTGTACACTCGAAACCAGGGAACACCACCTAGGTCGTCCGGCCACATGGACGGGTATTGGGTTCGCCCGTGTACCTGAAGGTGCCACTCTAGAGTTCATCATCACCAACGTCCCTTATTCCATGGAGTATGACCTGCTCATCCGCTATGAGTCGCAG ATGCCCCGGGACTGGGAAGAGGTACGAATAACAGTGATACGCCCAGGCCCAATTCCAACCAGCAGCCCGTGTGGAAACACAATCCCAGATGATGACAAACTTGTTGTCGCCCTGCCGGCTGGGGCCAG GTTCATGGTCCCTCCTCAGCCTGTGTGTTTAGAGAGAGGTGTTACATACACCGTCCGCTTCGAGTTCAGGCGTTATCAGGACGCCAACGCTGTCCTTAACGGAGCGGCCAACGCTGTCCTCCTTGTGGACTCT ATTGCCTTGATGCCTCGTCACTCTTCCATTGAGATCTTTAACGCCGGGGATCTGGCCTCTAGCAACAGGAAGCAGACCTACGAGCGGTACCGCTGCCACGAAGGGGCGAAGAGCGTGACCCGCCCATCCATTAGTGAGACCTGTGCCAAGCTGATCACAAGCATGTCAGCCGTTATTAACGACGGGGCTTTGT CTTGCAACTGCGACCCCCAGGGATCTATCAGCTCCATGTGCGATGTCCGCGGGGGTCAGTGTCGCTGCAGACCCAATGTTATTGGTCAACGGTGCGAACAGTGTGCCCCTGGAACTTATGGGTTTGGACCCTCGGGCTGCATTG CCTGCGGTTGCAGCGTGGAAGGCTCGGTCACTCGGCTGTGTGACAAGTACACAGGGCTGTGTCAGTGTCGGCCCGGAGCGTTTGGCCAGCAGTGCGACAGATGCCAGGCAGGTCACTGGGGCTTCCCCAACTGCCGCCCCTGCCAGTGCAACGGCCATGCGGACGAGTGTGACCAGAGGAACGGTGCATGTATTAACTGCAGGGACAACACTGGAGGAGACAATTGCGACAG GTGTGCTAATGGTTACTATGGTCACCCAATTCTGGGCGTAACAAGTGGCACCTGGTGTCGTCCATGCCCATGTCCAGACGGCCCCACCAGCGGACGTCATTTTGCAGCATCTTGTTATCAGGACAACCGCAACCGGCAAATTGTCTGCAACTGTAACCAGGGAAACACAG GGATTGTTAAACTCCTCAGGCTGACCATTCATAAGC GTACCCGATGTGAGGAATGTGCTCCGGGTTACTATGGCAACCCCTCTCAGCCAGGGGGGCGGTGCCAGCTGTGCCAGTGCAACAACAACATAGATATGTCCGACATTGATGCGTGCGACCGGTGGATCGGAGAGTGCAGAAAATGCCTTTACAACACAGAAGGACCCAACTGTGGCATCTGCAAAAGCGGCTATTTCGGGGACGCTTCAATGCGCAACTGCAGGA AATGTATTTGTAACTTCCTGGGTACGGAGCGTAGCCAGTGTATGGAGCGTGAGGACTGCGTGTGCCAGCGGAATACAGGCCAGTGCCAATGTTTACCAAACGTTATCGGTCTGACATGTGATCACTGCTCCCCTGGACACTGGAACCTGGCTAGTGGCAAAGGCTGTGAACCCTGCGGTTGTGACCCCCACAACTCAGTCACTTCAACGTGTAACGAG TTTACTGGACAGTGTCAGTGCCGTGATGGATTTGGTGGCAAGACCTGCACAGACTGTCAGGAGAACTACTGGGGAGACCCTCGGACACAGTGCAGAG CTTGTGACTGCGACTGGCGAGGCATTGAGACGTCTCAGTGCAACCGTGTTACAGGTCACTGTGTATGCCAGCAGGGGGTGTCTGGTGTCCGATGTGACCAGTGTGCCCGAGGTTTCTCTGGTCTCTTCCCCAACTGCCAGCCCTGCCATCAGTGCTTTGGGGACTGGGACCGCATTGTCCAG GACCTGGCGGTGCGTACCAGGGCTTTGGCAGAGCGTGCCCATGACATTCAGACCACTGGCCTTACTGGGGCCTATGAGAAGGCTTTCAGGGATCTTGAGGAGAAACTGGCCCAAGCTCAGGGCATCGTCAACTCACGTAACCTCACTGCTGCAGCCATTAGCACGCTGATGGAGCTGATTGAACAGCTTCG ATCTCAGATTGGTGAGACCACCGACACATTGAACCATCTGGAAGGAGATCTGACCGTCGTCCAAGACAGCAACTCAGAGGCAAGCAAGGAACTGAGTGCTCTAGAGCGAGAGGCCAGAGAACTGAACCTGACTTCAGAGCAGCTCCATCGCCAGCTCGATATCCTAAAAAACTCTAATTTCCTAG GCGCGTATGACAGCATTCGTGCCTCTTACAACAAGTCTTTGGACGCTGAGCGCCGTGCCAATGAATCAACAGTGAACAGGCCCAGTACAGTCAGCCAATCGGCCGACACCCGGCGTCGCACCGAGCGCCTCATCTCTGCCAAGAAGGACGATTTCAACCGCAAAAATGGCGCCAACAAGCGCTCGCTGGGAGAACTCAAGACCCAAGTTCAGGATCTGGACATGCAGAAGATCAATGAGAAG GTTTGCGGTGCCACAGGTGATGCGCCCTGTGCGGAAAGCCCTTGTGGAGGCGCAGGTTGCCGTGACGATGAGGGGAACCGTCACTGCGGAGGGCTGAACTGTAACGGTGCTGTAGCAGCAGCTGATAATGCTTTGGAGAGAGCCAAGCATGCCGAGAAGCAGCTCAACAAAGCCATGGGAGAAGTAGAGGGACTTGTTACCAAG GTGGCAGAGGCTAAAACCAAGGCAGAGGAGGCCAAGGATAAAGCCCGAGCAGCTCTCGACAAAGCCAAAAGCACCAAGAACAAAGTGGAGCGCTCCAACAACGACTTGCGAGACCTCATCAAACAGATCAGGGACTTCCTCATGC AGGAAGGGGCAGACCCTGACCATATTGAGGCCGTGGCGAACCGTGTGCTGGAGTTATCCATCCCTGCTTCCCCTCTCCAGATCAGACATCTCGTAGACGAAATCAAAGAACGCGTCCGCAGCCTTTCCAATGTAGATGCCATCCTGGCACAGACACAGGATGATGTCCGTAAGGCAGAAAAACTACTGCTGGATGCCAAGAGGGAAAG GCATCATGCTGAAGGCGTGAAGACCACTGCAGAAACAGTGAAGCAGGCCTTGGTGGATGCTAAGACGGCCCAAACGTCTGCAGAGAAGGCCATCGCCAGAGCCAGAGCTGACATTGATGACACTGAGACCCGCCTGGCACAG ATAGAGTCAGAGACATCTAACGGTGAGAGGCAACTGAGAGAGGCTATGGACCGTCTGGGCACGCTGGGTCGAGAGATCAATGTGCTGAAGACCAAACGCGCTAACAACAGCATGGCAGCAGCCCGGGCTGAAGAGACAGCCACCATGGCACGAGACAAAGCGAACGAAGCCAAGCAG ATTCTAGACGGACAGTTGACCGATAAGTACCATGAGGTGAAGCAGCGCGTTGCCACTAAGGCCAAAGCTGTACAAGATGCCAAGACGAAGGCAGAGAGTCTTAGGGATGAAGCGAAACAACTACTGCAAGATGCCCAGAACAAGTTGCAGAGACTAGCAG AGCTGGAGAAAAACTATGAGGAGAATGAGAGAAGGTTGGAAGGGAAAGCTCGTCAGCTGGATGGCTTGGAAGACAAGATGAGAGCCATCCTCAATGACATCAACAAACAGATCCAAATATATAACACGTGCCAGTAG